From Solanum lycopersicum chromosome 8, SLM_r2.1, the proteins below share one genomic window:
- the LOC138338016 gene encoding SNF2 domain-containing protein CLASSY 3-like — MKVLLVSFTVYLCCKKNPHLVRMVKLKSWAKSKSVLGIRYDLFRILTGEDGEGYNKELSEILLKFPGLLVCKEGHTARNENNLVWKELKKVETEKRVLISQTPFQNNTKELYNTLSVVSPKIVADLEQKSASLSSLIDKNARALEDLRDIHSPFVHKYSENVKMVSLPGIRDTIIDLKPTELLNRVPENSTPFYEQNLMSLISVHPSFVANKKEFSELESQIKERRCRLYPNIGVKKKFVIQLIRIWGGWKERVIVFSQLLDPLNLIKKQLNSLFSWSLG, encoded by the coding sequence ATGAAGGTACTGTTGGTGTCTTTCACTGTTTATCTGTGCTGCAAAAAGAATCCACACCTTGTACGGATGGTGAAGCTTAAATCCTGGGCAAAAAGTAAGAGTGTTTTGGGAATTAGGTATGACTTGTTCAGGATTCTCACAGGAGAAGATGGAGAGGGTTATAACAAAGAGCTTAGCGAAATACTCCTAAAGTTTCCTGGTCTGCTGGTCTGTAAAGAGGGGCACACTGCTCGGAATGAGAACAACCTTGTGTGGAAAGAACTGAAGAAGGTTGAAACAGAGAAGCGCGTACTTATTTCTCAAACTCCATTCCAGAATAACACTAAAGAGCTATACAACACTCTTTCTGTAGTTAGTCCAAAGATTGTTGCTGATTTGGAGCAGAAATCGGCTTCTCTTAGCAGTTTAATTGACAAGAATGCCCGAGCGTTGGAAGACCTTAGGGATATCCATTCACCCTTTGTCCACAAATATAGCGAAAATGTAAAGATGGTAAGCCTTCCAGGTATACGGGATACAATAATAGATTTGAAACCCACAGAGTTGCTTAACAGAGTTCCAGAGAATTCAACACCTTTTTATGAACAAAATCTGATGTCTCTGATCTCTGTTCATCCTTCATTCGTGGCAAATAAAAAGGAGTTCTCTGAGTTAGAAAGTCAGATCAAGGAAAGAAGATGTCGGTTGTATCCTAATATTGgggtaaaaaagaaatttgttaTTCAATTGATCAGAATATGGGGTGGGTGGAAGGAGAGGGTTATAGTATTTAGCCAATTACTTGATCCTCTAAACCTGATCAAGAAGCAGCTCAATTCACTCTTTAGCTGGTCTTTAGGCTGA